The Phycisphaerae bacterium sequence CGTGCTCACCCCAGCGCAGTTCGACGTACGCGACGTACTTGCCATCCGGTGACGGCGCGCAGTCGGTGAGCTGATGCACCGTGAGATAGTCGTCGACGGTGATCTCGTGCGTACGCTGCGGCGGCTGCGCCTGCCCAGCCGCCGTGACGAATGCGAGAATCGCAAGAACGAGACTGCTGTGCCAGGTGCGCCGCATAGGGTGTCTCCTGAATCGGATCGTCAAATGTCCTCCACGGCCCATTTTCGACGCCCAAAGCACGTCCGGCAACCGGGCGTGGGCAGATCGCCCGCCGACCCAGGTCCGCTTGGTGCCTGAGTGTCTTGGTGGTTGGATCAGGTCGCGGCAGCGCCGCGCTGCCGATCGAGCTTCGCCGTCACGTACTTGAAGACCAGCAAGGCGAGCAGGGCGCTGAACCCGATCGCCGCGAAGATGTACCAGATGTAGTGCGCGTGGGCGTACTGCGCCGGCAGGCCGGCTGTGGCCCCGGTGGTGGTGGCGGCCTGCCACTGAGCGTAGACGTCGGGCGGCAGCGTGGCGGGATCCGGGCAAAAGGACTTGAGCAGCCAGCCGGAGATGCCGAACCCGAAGAAGTACGCGAAGAAGCTGGTCAGGTGGCTGTAGCCCATGTACAGGCCCGTCTCGCCGGGCGGCGCCTGACGGGACGCATATTCGAGGAATTTCGGCGAGAGAAAGCACTCGGCCAGACCCTGGATGCCGATGCCCAGGATCACCATGAGTGTGATCGGGTGCATCGCGACGCTGCCCAGGTGGATCGTGTTGCCGGTCAGCGCCTGCACCATCGAGCTGAAGCTGACCGTCAGCGCGGAGACCGTGATCATGGTGAGCGCGATGGCGATCGTATTGACCGCCAGGAAACGCCGCACGAAGTGCGTGATCGGCACGACGCACAGCACGACGACCAGCGGGTTCACATTCGCGAGCCACTCCGGGCTGGCACTGGGGCCGATCAGGCGGATGATGTACTTCGGCATCGTGGCGTAGAGCTGGTGCTGGATCGACCAGAAACCGGCGACGATCAGGATCAGGGCCATGAAGCGGCCATTGCTGAGGACCTTCAGCAGGCCCGCCGCCGCCTGGTGCACAGTCTTGCCGGCCGAACGCTCGGCGACGTTGCGATACGCGACGCAAACGAGGACGAACCCCAGCAGCGCCATCGTGGCGGCGTAGAAGTTGATGTATTCCAGGCCGAGGGTGAGGTGCAGGTCGGTGTTGGGGATCTTGAAGCCGGTGCGCAGCGGCTTGGCGATCGACTTGCCCGTGAACGAGCCAATGTTGACCATCGCGTAGAAGATGGAGAACGCGCGGGCCCGCGTCACTTCGTTCGAGCACTGGGCGACGGTGCCGGTGATGACCGGCTTGATGATCGAGCCGCCGAACATGGCCAAGCCGAGGGCAACAACAGCCAGCAGCTTGCGAATGGGCTCGGCGAAGAGCGG is a genomic window containing:
- a CDS encoding MFS transporter — encoded protein: MSSSSAAPLPTERLSWHFPRTFWFANVAELFERAAYYGMFIALTLYLTDRIGFDDVWTGYVGAAFASVLYLLPTFSGILADHIGFRAALMLAFALLAAGYSLLGVAGLPAPTDAAAATATTTPVAFAPLFAEPIRKLLAVVALGLAMFGGSIIKPVITGTVAQCSNEVTRARAFSIFYAMVNIGSFTGKSIAKPLRTGFKIPNTDLHLTLGLEYINFYAATMALLGFVLVCVAYRNVAERSAGKTVHQAAAGLLKVLSNGRFMALILIVAGFWSIQHQLYATMPKYIIRLIGPSASPEWLANVNPLVVVLCVVPITHFVRRFLAVNTIAIALTMITVSALTVSFSSMVQALTGNTIHLGSVAMHPITLMVILGIGIQGLAECFLSPKFLEYASRQAPPGETGLYMGYSHLTSFFAYFFGFGISGWLLKSFCPDPATLPPDVYAQWQAATTTGATAGLPAQYAHAHYIWYIFAAIGFSALLALLVFKYVTAKLDRQRGAAAT